From the genome of Rhodothermales bacterium, one region includes:
- the chrA gene encoding chromate efflux transporter yields the protein MATTDHDTPSPNGRLAEIAGVFLKLGFIAFGGPAAHIAMMEDEFVTRRKWIGRQHFLDLIGATNLIPGPNSTEMTMHVGYERAGPRGLFVAGACFIGPAVLLTGLAAWAYVRYGALPAVEPFLYGIKPAVIAIILGALWKLGKKAIKGWRFALLAVAVAAAVLGGLGEVWALLAGGLLGTLWLRAAGYDSARTADRFLPILFLQSAAPTVGGAAGAAVGAAAGVSLWKLFFFFLKVGAVLYGSGYVLVAFLEGGLVEDYGWLTQAQLLDAIAIGQFTPGPVLSTSTFIGYLIEGVPGAAVATLGIFLPSFLFVLMLNPLIPKLRQSVWLSAFLDAVNAAAVALMAAVTIQLGVDVLVSWPAWVIAGLAAVAALRFKVNAVWIVLGGAVLGWLLSPWA from the coding sequence ATGGCCACCACCGACCATGACACGCCGTCTCCAAACGGCCGTCTCGCCGAGATCGCCGGCGTCTTCCTCAAGCTCGGATTTATAGCCTTCGGCGGCCCGGCTGCGCACATCGCGATGATGGAGGACGAGTTCGTGACGCGCCGGAAGTGGATCGGCCGCCAGCACTTCCTCGACCTCATCGGCGCGACGAACCTCATCCCCGGCCCGAACTCGACGGAGATGACGATGCACGTCGGGTACGAGCGGGCGGGGCCGCGCGGGCTCTTCGTGGCGGGCGCGTGCTTCATCGGCCCGGCCGTCCTCCTGACGGGGCTGGCGGCGTGGGCCTACGTCCGCTACGGCGCGCTCCCCGCCGTCGAGCCGTTCCTCTACGGGATCAAGCCGGCCGTGATCGCGATCATCCTCGGGGCGCTGTGGAAACTCGGAAAGAAAGCGATCAAGGGGTGGCGGTTCGCCCTGCTCGCGGTGGCCGTGGCAGCGGCCGTGCTCGGCGGGCTCGGCGAGGTGTGGGCGCTCTTAGCGGGCGGCCTGCTCGGCACGCTCTGGCTCCGCGCGGCGGGCTACGACAGCGCGCGGACGGCCGACCGTTTCCTCCCCATCCTCTTCCTCCAGAGCGCCGCCCCCACGGTGGGCGGCGCGGCGGGCGCGGCCGTCGGCGCGGCGGCGGGCGTCTCGCTGTGGAAGCTGTTCTTCTTCTTCCTCAAGGTCGGCGCGGTGCTCTACGGCTCGGGCTACGTCCTCGTCGCCTTCCTCGAAGGCGGGCTCGTCGAGGACTACGGCTGGCTCACCCAGGCCCAGCTCCTCGACGCGATCGCGATTGGTCAGTTCACGCCGGGGCCCGTGCTCTCGACCTCGACGTTCATCGGCTACCTCATCGAGGGCGTGCCGGGCGCGGCCGTCGCGACGCTCGGCATCTTCCTGCCGTCGTTCCTGTTCGTGCTGATGCTGAATCCGCTGATCCCGAAGCTGCGCCAGTCCGTCTGGCTCTCGGCGTTCCTCGACGCGGTGAACGCGGCGGCCGTTGCGCTGATGGCGGCCGTGACGATCCAGCTCGGCGTGGACGTCCTCGTCTCGTGGCCGGCGTGGGTGATCGCGGGGCTCGCGGCGGTTGCGGCGTTGCGGTTCAAGGTCAACGCCGTGTGGATCGTGCTCGGTGGGGCCGTGCTCGGGTGGCTCCTCAGCCCG